The Flavobacteriales bacterium genome contains the following window.
GCCAACGCGGAAGGTGTTGTTGCCGATGGCCTCGGCACGCCAATCGTCGCCGTCAATGCTCACGCGGCCCATGTGCATGGCGTCGAAGTCCTGGGTGACTTTGGCACGTCGACCGGTCAGTGCATCGGCCCCGGTCTTCAAGTCGTTCTTCACGAAGGTTTTCAGCATGAAAGGACGCACCGTGAAAAAGGCCGCCAGCGAGAACGCGGAGAACACGAGCAGTTGAACGGTGGCCGTAGCACCAAGCCCGGCGGCCAGCGCGCTGAACATGCAACCGATGCCCAAGCATACGAGGAAGAACCCCGGAACGAAGATCTCCGCTATCAACAGCACCAAGGCTGCCACTGCCCACCATTCCCATTGGAAGAAACCCATTGCTGTCTGTTCTGGGGGTGAATGTAGTCGGACACCGGCGGTGCCAGCAGTCCCGGTTACATGAACGGGCCTGCACCTCCATCGGCGTCCGCGCCAAGCCCGTCGGCTATTTTCGGCCGCCATGATCGAGCGCCTGTCGTCCGTTCTCCGCAGTCGCCAAGGACGGGACACGGTGCTCACCTTTCTCACCGAAGGGCTGAGCATGCTGGGCATGGTCCTGGTGTTCAGGTTGGCCAA
Protein-coding sequences here:
- a CDS encoding NfeD family protein, giving the protein MGFFQWEWWAVAALVLLIAEIFVPGFFLVCLGIGCMFSALAAGLGATATVQLLVFSAFSLAAFFTVRPFMLKTFVKNDLKTGADALTGRRAKVTQDFDAMHMGRVSIDGDDWRAEAIGNNTFRVGDSVEIVRVESNTLIVKPLQ